The following DNA comes from Opitutaceae bacterium.
CGCCAAGTTTTCATGGTGATCATGAATGCCCTGCCCACCTCACCGCCCCCGACGCTCGCCGTTGGCCCCCGTGCTTCAGATGAACTAACGGTTGTGCGTTGGCAGGCTCTTGGTACGAATTGCCTGCTCCAAATCCCCACCAACCACGGCGAGACAGGTCAGCAATTTGCCCAGGAGGTGCAGCGATGGGTGGCGGCATTTGAACAACGCTACTCCCGATTCCGTCCCGACAGTATCATCAGTCGAATCAACTCAAGCGCCGGGGCATGGGTGGCGGTCGATCAGGAAACGGAACGAATCCTGGATGTCAGCGCCATGGTGCACCGCCTTACGGGCGGTTTGCTCGACGTGACTTCTTTGCCGCTCCAGCGCTTGTGGGATTATCGCAATCCCCAACCCCGCGTGCCTACCCAGGTTGAGATCGAACGGGCACGAGGACTCGTCGGATGGGAACGAGTCGAACGCAGGCCTGGCGCCGTGAGGCTTCCCCGCGAGGGCATGGGCATCGATCTGGGCGGCTGGGGAAAAGAGTACGCTGTGGACGCCGCCGCGGACATCGGAGTTCAACTCGGCCTCAAGAGTTTCCTGGTCGATTTCGGCCACGACATTCGAGCGGTCGGAAAGCCGCCTGGACGTCCTGCATGGCATATTGGACTCGAAAACCCGGCGGCTCCCGGGACTCATTCTGGCAGCATCGGCATTTTGGATCGCGCCGTGGCGTCATCCGGCGACTACCAGCGGCACACGACGATCCAAGGACGCCGCTTCGGCCATATCGTTGACCCCAGGACGGGCTGGCCGGTCGCGAACGGCATGAGGCAGGCGACGGTGGTAGCGCCTTCCTGCCTGCAAGCCGGTGTTCTCTCCACCTCTGCCTTCATCCTGGGGGGACGTGAAGGCGCCGCGTTCGTCCAACAATCAATGGGGTGCGAGGCTTGCCTCGTCGGCGACCAGGCGCGCCACCAGACGCGGGGATTTGTAAACTATGTCGTCACTTAGGCATATTTTGAAAGGGTTGCTGATCGTGTGCTTCGTCGGAGCCTCGTCGATGCGGGGCGACCTGAGCGTGGGGCAGGAGTTTCCATCGCTGCAGGGTGTGGAAGGGCTGCCGGGCGATTTTCAGCTGAAGGGACAGGTGACGTTGATCGACTTTTGCGCGTCGTGGTGCAGTCCGTGCAAGCAATCGTTTCCCGTGCTTAACGATCTCCATCGCGAGTTTTCGTCCAGGGGAGTCAGGGTGATGGGTGTCAGCGTCGATACTCGTTCGACCGACTTCGAATCCCTGAAGACGAAATGGAAACCGGAGTTTCCAGTTTATCATGATGCGCGCCAGGAGTTGGTCGGGAGGGTGAAGGTTCCCACCATGCCGACGTCGTACTTGGTTGATCGAGACGGAATCGTTCGTGCAGTCCACGTCGGCTTTCGACGTGAGACGGCTGCACGCCTGCGATCGGACATCCTCGCACTCCTTTCCCCATGAAAACGCTCAAGCTTACGGTGATTTCAGCCGCGGCCATTTTTGGCCTCCAAGGCTGTGTTCACGTTGAACCGTGGCAACGCGGTCAACTCGCCAAGTATGAGATGCGATCCGACCGTGACCCCATCGCCTTCAAGGCATGCGAGCATATCTACTTCTCCCGTGAAGCGGCGACGGGCGGCTGGGGGGTCGGTGGCGGAGGATGCGGATGCAACTAGACCCAACCTAGTGGTAATCTCACATGAATGCGTTCTTCCTGACAAACCTGGCCCGCGCTTTGCGCATTCCGGTAGGAATGCTCCTGCTCCTGTTGAATCGGATGCCGTCACTGCAAGTAATTGGAAGCTCAAGTGATGTACTCGTGCGAGCTCCCCTGGCTCAGCTCATCAAGGGCGTTTTCGCGTCCGCCGCTGCCTTTGGCTCGGTCCATTCCCTCGCCGGGGCCACAACTTTTTCCGCCACCCCAGCGAGTCCGGTGGGCTATACGGTTGGACAAGCCGCGAGCGTGATCTTCAACGTCACGGGGGCGCCTGAAGGGAAGAAGCCCAAGTCGTGGACGGTTCTTGGAAACCTACCCCCGGGGACCTTCTTCTCGTCTTCACCTACCGCCACAAGCGGATCGACCTCAGGGACGATCGATGTGGGCACCTCAGGCCCCACTGCCGGCAATCTTTATCTATTGGGAACTACAACAGGTGGAGGAACCTTCACCTTTAATCTGACGGCTTGGGAGGATCCGAACGGCGGAGGGCGCTCAGGCGGCCCGTGGAGCTTCACCGTGACGGTCACTGGAGGCACACCTACACCTACACCTACACCTACACCTACACCTACACCGACACCTACGCCTACGCCGATAGGCCCAACGCCCACGCCCACGCCTTCACCCACCCCCAGACCGACTCCGGTGCCTGGCGCCAGCGGTAAACCCATCAACCTTAGCGTGCGCGGAGCAGCAGCGTCAGGTGATGACACGCTCATAGCCGGTTTCGTGATTGAGGGCACGGGAACAAAAGAAGTTTTAGCGCGTGTCTCGGGTCCCGCTCTCGCCCCTTTTGGTGTAAATGGACTACCAGACCCCAAACTCCGCGTGTATAACGGAGCTACGCTTGTTGCAGAGAACGACAATTGGGACAGTGGTCTCGCCCCGGTGTTCGATGAGGTGGGCGCATTTGGATGGACCGCCGGATCGAAAGATGCCGCGGTCCTGCTTGAGCTAGGTCCCGGCGGCTACACCGTCACCGTGGAAAACGGCGATAACTCGGGCAGGGAAGCAGTGGTCGAGGTTTACGATGTGTCAAAGAACAATGACACTAAGTTCGTCAACCTTTCCTGCCGGACGAAACTGAATTCCAACGATCCGGTAATCGTGGGGCTCACCCTTGACAAGACGGCGGCTGTGTTGCTGAGAAACGGAGGCCCGAGCTTGGCGGCGCTCGGTGTCACGGGTGCCGCGCTTGATACGACTCTCGTCATCTTTGAGGGAACCTCACCAATCGTCGAAAACGACGATTGGGAGCAATCACTCGCGACATTGTTTTTGGAACTAGGCGCCTATGGCTACGGATCGTCGACCAAGGATGCCGCGCTGAAGCTTGAAACGCCGCCAAACCAGATAACCGTCCATGCGAAGAGCAAGGGTTCCCCGGGAGTGGGAATCATAGAACTCTACCTGATCGACAAATAGGCCGGCTCGGCGCCCGTTCACATCTTGAATGAGGCGCTCAGCTGAAAGACGGCGCTGACGATGGCGAAGGCAATGAATCCGACGAAGCTAAATACACCGAGGAGAACCGAGGTGGAAAGCACCCGCGTGAACAGATTGAGTTGGTGGGTCAGCGCCTTCTGGTAAGTCGTCGCGATCACTTTCAGGCTCGGTACCAGGTTGCCGGTATTCTCGCCGATCGCGAGTTGGTCGAGCATCAGCGCCGGGAAGCAGCCCATTCGCTGGAGCGAGTTGGAGATGGAGTCGCCCTCCATTACCCGGCCGATCGCATCGTTGAACGCCTCGCGGTGAATGGTGTTCGTGAGCTGGCGCTCGGTCATGCGCAGGGAATCCGCAGCCGTGATCCCGTTCTCGAGCAACACCGAAAGCGTCTGGGCAAAGGTCAGTACCGTGCGGCTTACGAGGAACGGCCCGACAAGCGGGAGGCGCAGCAGCCAGCCATCGATCTTCCGTCGGCCGCCTGCCGTGCCGGCCCAGCGCCAGAGCGAAATGCCGCCGAAGATTGCCGCGCCCAGCACAAAGACCCCATAGTGTATCAAAAAATCGGATACACTCACGAGGATCTGGGTCGAGAGGGGAAGTTTGCCCCCAAGGGCGCTCAGGAGCGTCTGGAGCCTTGGCAGGAGGAAGAAGAGAAAAAAGAGGATCACGCAGACCGCCATCACGAGCACGAAGATCGGGTAGGCGAGCGCCGAAAGCACCTGGCGACGCAATTCCTGCTGCTCGGTGAGATGGCTGATCAAGCGTCCAAGAACCTCGCGCAGGCTGCCCGTAGCTTCGCCGGCCTGGATCAGGTTGAGGGTCGAGGTGTCGAACACCTGCGGGAAATCCGCCATGGCGCGCGACAGGGTGGCGCCTTCGCTGAGCCGGTCCCAAAGCTCCCGGCTGAGGTGCCGCAAGGTTGGCTCCTGGATGCGGTGGGCGAGAAGACGCACGGATTCGCCCGCGGACAGTCCGCTGGCGGTGAGGTCAGAAACGGCCTGGAGAAAGGGCAGGAGTTGGGCTCGGGAAAGCTTGGGCGCCCGGCCGCTAGCCGTCGCGCCTGGCGTGGTCGTCGGTGCCTTCGTGCGGCTTGGCGCCTTTTTCACGGGCTGCGCGACGGTGAGTTCCTCGACGCGCATCACGTGTCCCCCACGCGCGGACGCCAATCTGACGACTTCCTTGCGCGTGGGGGCCTCGACCTCCCCGGTGGCGATCAGGCCATCGCGCTCGCGTACGGTGTACCGGAAACGTGGCATGGACAACTCAGTGGTCGGTGACCGTGATCACACGAAGCACTTCCTCGAGGGTGGTGTGACCCGCGCGCACCTTTTCCCAGCCGGATTGCTGGAGTGTGCGCATGCCGTGCTTGCGCGCGCAGGTGGCGAGCGTGCGGGTGCTTTCGCGCTGGAGGATCAATTCGTGCAGCTCGTCGTTCGGCTTGAAAATTTCGAAGATGCCGATGCGCCCGCGGTAGCCGGTGCCCCGGCAACGGTCGCATCCGCAGGCTTCCTTCAAGGTCTCGACCTGGTCGGCTTCCGCGGGATCGAGGCCGAGGATTGCGAGCGTGTCGCGCAGCTTGAGTTTGTTGACGGGCTGGGCCTTCGAGCACTCAGGGCAAAGGCGCCGCACGAGGCGCTGCGCGATCACAAGCTCGATCGCCGACGCCACCAGAAACGGTTCGATCCCCATGTCAATCAGACGGGTGATGGCGCCGGGCGCATCGTTTGTGTGCAGAGTCGAAAAGACCAGGTGACCCGTGAGTGAGGCGCGAATTGCCACTTCCGCGGTGTCGAGGTCACGAATTTCGCCGACCATGATCACGTCGGGGTCCTGGCGCAGGACGTGTCGCAGCGCGCTCGCAAAAGTGAGGCCGATCTCCGCGCGCACCTGCATCTGGTTCACGCCCGGGACTTCGTATTCGATCGGATCCTCAATCGTGATGATGCGCAGCTCCGGGGAATTGATCTTGCGCAGGAAGGCGTTGAGCGAGGTCGATTTGCCGGAGCCGGTGGGCCCGGTGACGAGCACGATCCCGTGCGGATAATCCAGGATATGGTTAATCTCGGACTGCTCCTGCGCACTCATGCCGAGACGGTCCATCGTGTAGGCTTCCTTCTTCTGGTTCAGAAGGCGGAGCGAGATGGATTCAGCGTAGATGGTCGGGACCGTCGAGACGCGAATATCGAGAACGGTGTTGCCGGCGCGGAAGTTGATGCGGCCGTCCTGCGGGAGTCGTTTCTCCGAGATGTTCAACTTTGCCATGATCTTCAGGCGCGAGATGATCGCATCCTGAAAGCGAAGCAGGTTCTCCGGCACGGGGACCGCCACCAGCAAGCCATCCACTCGGTAGCGAATCTGAAGCTGGCCTTCCTGGGGTTCGAAATGGATATCGGTGGCTTCGTCGGACACCGCCTGGTTGATCACATCGCTGACGAAACGCACCACGGCGGCGTCGCTATCCGCATCGGCGTCCGCCTCGGGAACAGTTTCGGGTGCCACGTAGGCTTCGTCGGACCCCTCGAGCGACCCCGAGCCCACGCCGAAATGCTGGAGGATCAGTTGATGAATCTTCTCAGAGACGCCCAGATGCCACACGATGGTCCTCGACGTGAACGTGCGTATCCAGTCCCGCATGACATCATCTGGAAGCCAGGCGGTGGCCAGGTTAAGATGGCCGGTTGGGCCGTCCCGTTTCACCGGTACGACCTGGTAGTCGTGCACCAGGCGCGCGGGCAACAGGCTCAGGGCCTCGCTGTCTGCCTCAAGGTTGAGCGCAATGGGCAAACCGGACGCCTGTGAAAGTGTTTCTAGCGTAGCCGATTCATCCGAGCCAAGGGCGAGCGAGAGCACCTTGAGTCGTTGCTCACGCGGGGCACCATCGAGCGCTGCGAGTTGCTCCTCGGTCAGCCTCGAGGCAAGCGATTCAGGAAGCAGGGTGGCTGCGGTCATTGCCCGTTACCTGACCTTTTCGCCAAGCGTTTCCTTGAGTGGCTTAGATGGGTCTTCGAGGAATTGCTTGATGTTCTCCTTGCCGCTCAATTCGTCGATTCGTTGCAACGTATTTGCTGAGCCATTTTCTATTGCTACTACCTTCGGCCGGATGAAAAGAAGCAGCTCGGTCCGTTCATCATTCCTGTTACGGCCACCGAGTATGTGACTTATCACCGGAATTTCATACAGAATACCCACTTTGTCGCGGCTTCGGTCGTTTTTGACCCGCTGTAACCCACCCAGAACGATCATCTCTCCGTCTTTGACATTGAGAAATGACTCAGCTTCTCGATTCCCAATGACGGGCTGTTGATTGCCGTTTATGGTCACATTCCGTATGGTGTCCTGCACTTTCTGATTTATCTTTAGCTGGATCGTACCGTCGTCGCCAATAAGCGGAGTCACTGTGAGGGTGATGGCGATGTCTTGGTAGTTTACTTGTTGTTGCGTCGCGAAACCACCTGTCGTGCCGCCTGAGATTGGAGTGGACGTGGTGCCCGTTATGATTGGGAGCTTATTACCCACGCTGACTTTGCCCTCCTTGTTGTGCATCGTCATGATATTGGGGCGTGAGAGGACCTTGACGTTCGATCGCGAACCAAGTGTTTGAAGTGTCGCGTCGAATTGCGTCGGATCGACAATACCGTTCTGTACATTCCATCCGGCGACGGTTCCGTTGAAGCCCGCGACCTGAGTTGCTCCGTTGACTGTACGAATGTTGAGACCCAGTGCGGACAAACCGCTGCTCTGCGAATCTGTCAATGTCACCTCCGCGATCACGACCTCGATGAGTACCTGCGGTAGCACGACGTCGATCTTGTTGATTAGCTCCCTGAGGAGCCGGATATCATCGACAGTGCCCGAAAGAATCAGGGCGTTTGACCGTTCATCCGCCTGGATGGTGATAAGCTGGGAAAACTCGTCGCTCCCACCCGATTCTGGTGCGGCGACAGCGACAGGCGCGGGTGGCGGTTGGTTGGCGACAAGGGGACGGCCACTGGCGCCGCCCTCGGCCTGGGCCGCCGCCTTGTTCTGGCCACTGACGATGTTGGTGAGCAGCGTGGCGACGTCCTTGGAAGCCGCATGTTTTAGGTATACGACCTCGTTGCGCGTGTTGGGGTCTGCGCGCACGTCGAGTTTTTGGACTAACTCATCGAAGAGGGCGAATTGCCGGCTGTCGGAAATGAGGATGATCTGATTGGTGCGATCGTCCGCGCTGTAGGTCGTGGCGGTCGACAGTTGGTTCTGCAGCGGCCCTTGCAGGATGTTGCGGAGCTTGTTCACCAGTTCGCTGGCTTTTGCAAATTGGAGGGTGTAGAACCGCGTTTGCAGGGCGCTCAGAGCAGGCTTGTCGATCCGCGAAACGAGGGCCTCGATGCGTTGCAGATTCGCGACCGAGTCGGTGATCAGCACGGAGTTGGTCTTCTCGAACAAGGCATAGTTGCCGATGCTGGGATTGAGAAGTGGCGCAATTTGCGGCACAAACTCGGTCACGCGCAGGAAGTCGAGCGTGTAGAGCTTGCTTGCAATCCGACCGCTCGGTGGAAGCGAGAGCGTGGAGGTTTCGATTAGCTCCGGGCCTTCGACGCGCACGTTTTGCATCGGCACCATTTTGATGAACTTGGTGCCAAGGGGAATGAGGGCGATTTGGTTGAGATTGAGTACGGACTCCAAAGCCTGCATCGCTTCGGCCCGGGTGGGGGGCGTCTTGAAAACGAGGGTAATTTCCGGGTTCGGCAGACCCTGTTGGCGCAGGACAGTGCGGTTTGTCAGCTCCTCGATGGGGAGCACCAGCATGTTCAACGGTGTGCTTGGCAGATTCAGTTCAGCAAAGAGCTCGTCCGGGCGCGTCACCAAACCCAAGACGGCTGCGCCGTGGGCGGTGGCCTGTTGCGGCATCGCGGGCGGGGCTTCAACGACCGTTTGGGCGGAAAGCCAGGAAGTGAGGGCAGCGGCACAGAGGAGCCAGAAGGCGCGCGATATCATGCAAGCAAGTAGGGATACGGTAACGGCCTGCCTTGGCAGGTGGTTTAGAGAATAGCGGGAGGAGCGGGTTGTAAACGGTGGAGTGCGATTTGGTCGGAATCTCGGCCTATTTCTATCCTTGCGAGCTACGACCCCGCGAAGACAAGCTTCGGTTTTGCCATGGGCAATGTCTTTGGAGAATGTTTCAAGATCGCCACTTGGGGTGAAAGCCACGGGGCTGGGATTGGCGTGGTCATCGACGGGTGCCCGCCGCGACTCCCCCTGACCCCCGAGGAAATCCAGGTGGACCTTGACCGACGTCGCCCAGGCCAAAGTGACATTGTGACACCGCGGAAAGAGGATGACCGGGTGGAAATCCTCTCTGGAATGTACGAAGGCAAGACGACGGGTACGCCGCTTGCGCTCTGGGTGCGCAACACCGATCAGCGCTCTTCTGCGTACAACGAGATGAAGGACAAGTTCCGCCCTTCTCACGCTGACTTTGCCTATCACGCAAAATTTGGCATCAGGGATCCCAACGGTGGGGGCAGAAGCTCGGCCCGGGAGACCACGGGGCGCGTGGCCGCGGGTGCGGTGGCGAAAAAGCTTCTCGGGCTGCGGGGGATAACCATTCGCGCGTATGTCACGAGGATACACGATATCGAGATGGCTCCACGCGATGGTTCTTATTTCCCGAGTCTGGAAGAGGTTGAGGCCTCTGCAGTCCGCTGCCCGGATCCCGAGGTGGCCGCCCGGATGATCGAGCGGATCAAGGTGGTACGATCCGAGGGCGACTCCGTGGGTGGGCTTATCCGCTGCCAGGTTCGCGGCGTGCCTGCAGGACTGGGGGAGCCGGTCTTTGACCGCCTTGAGGCGGATTTGGGCAAGGCCATGCTTTCGCTGCCCGCGACGAAGGGCTTTGAGATCGGGAGTGGCTTCTCCGGCACACGGCTCAAAGGTTCGGAACACAACGACCTCTGGGAGATCCGCGAGGGTCGACCGCGCACCGCAACCAACCGGTCCGGCGGCGTGCAAGGCGGAATCAGCAACGGAGAAGAGATCACCTTCAACGTGGCTTTCAAGCCGACTGCGACCATCCTCCAAAAGCAGACGACGATCGATGTCGCCGGCGCAGCCGTCGAGCTCATGGGCAGGGGACGCCACGATGCCTGTGTACTCCCGCGCGCCGTTCCCATCGTGGAGGCCATGGCGGCGCTTGTTTTGGTCGACCATTTGATGCGCCACCACGCACAAATTGGAACATTTGCACTCTGAACAGCGGTCGGTATCGTTTCGCTGTGTCCACCCAGCCTGAATCCAATTCCGCCTTGCTGTACTTGATCCTCGGCGCCGCCGGCTCCGGTCGTCGGGAAGTGCTCGCTGATTTGATTGGCGAAGGCCTCGATCAAGAGGATGTTCCCGTGGTTCTGTTTGCCGAGAGTGAGGTGGAGACGCCTCTCGACCAGAAGCTCGGCCGCGTGCAACGGTGGCGCTTGTCGGACGGGTTTCTCGAGGTCCCGGCCGAGCACTGGCAGGGCGCGACGCATGTGTTTCTCGTTCTGGATGGCGCAAAGGACCCCGTTGATCAGATCGAAGCCATCAAACCCTGGTGGCAGGCAACGGGTATGGAGCTCGCGCGGGTGATCACAGTGGTTGATTGCACGCTTGCGTCGAAGCACCCGCCGCTTCTCACGTGGTTTGACGCGTGTATCCATTTCTCGGATGCAGTCTTGCTGACGCGGCGAGAGGGCGTCCCGAATAAATGGCTCTCAGACTTTCAATCGCGCTACAAGGACCAGTTTCTTCCCTGCT
Coding sequences within:
- a CDS encoding FAD:protein FMN transferase, with the translated sequence MNALPTSPPPTLAVGPRASDELTVVRWQALGTNCLLQIPTNHGETGQQFAQEVQRWVAAFEQRYSRFRPDSIISRINSSAGAWVAVDQETERILDVSAMVHRLTGGLLDVTSLPLQRLWDYRNPQPRVPTQVEIERARGLVGWERVERRPGAVRLPREGMGIDLGGWGKEYAVDAAADIGVQLGLKSFLVDFGHDIRAVGKPPGRPAWHIGLENPAAPGTHSGSIGILDRAVASSGDYQRHTTIQGRRFGHIVDPRTGWPVANGMRQATVVAPSCLQAGVLSTSAFILGGREGAAFVQQSMGCEACLVGDQARHQTRGFVNYVVT
- a CDS encoding TlpA disulfide reductase family protein yields the protein MSSLRHILKGLLIVCFVGASSMRGDLSVGQEFPSLQGVEGLPGDFQLKGQVTLIDFCASWCSPCKQSFPVLNDLHREFSSRGVRVMGVSVDTRSTDFESLKTKWKPEFPVYHDARQELVGRVKVPTMPTSYLVDRDGIVRAVHVGFRRETAARLRSDILALLSP
- a CDS encoding DUF4266 domain-containing protein codes for the protein MKTLKLTVISAAAIFGLQGCVHVEPWQRGQLAKYEMRSDRDPIAFKACEHIYFSREAATGGWGVGGGGCGCN
- a CDS encoding type II secretion system F family protein, whose translation is MPRFRYTVRERDGLIATGEVEAPTRKEVVRLASARGGHVMRVEELTVAQPVKKAPSRTKAPTTTPGATASGRAPKLSRAQLLPFLQAVSDLTASGLSAGESVRLLAHRIQEPTLRHLSRELWDRLSEGATLSRAMADFPQVFDTSTLNLIQAGEATGSLREVLGRLISHLTEQQELRRQVLSALAYPIFVLVMAVCVILFFLFFLLPRLQTLLSALGGKLPLSTQILVSVSDFLIHYGVFVLGAAIFGGISLWRWAGTAGGRRKIDGWLLRLPLVGPFLVSRTVLTFAQTLSVLLENGITAADSLRMTERQLTNTIHREAFNDAIGRVMEGDSISNSLQRMGCFPALMLDQLAIGENTGNLVPSLKVIATTYQKALTHQLNLFTRVLSTSVLLGVFSFVGFIAFAIVSAVFQLSASFKM
- a CDS encoding GspE/PulE family protein, which produces MTAATLLPESLASRLTEEQLAALDGAPREQRLKVLSLALGSDESATLETLSQASGLPIALNLEADSEALSLLPARLVHDYQVVPVKRDGPTGHLNLATAWLPDDVMRDWIRTFTSRTIVWHLGVSEKIHQLILQHFGVGSGSLEGSDEAYVAPETVPEADADADSDAAVVRFVSDVINQAVSDEATDIHFEPQEGQLQIRYRVDGLLVAVPVPENLLRFQDAIISRLKIMAKLNISEKRLPQDGRINFRAGNTVLDIRVSTVPTIYAESISLRLLNQKKEAYTMDRLGMSAQEQSEINHILDYPHGIVLVTGPTGSGKSTSLNAFLRKINSPELRIITIEDPIEYEVPGVNQMQVRAEIGLTFASALRHVLRQDPDVIMVGEIRDLDTAEVAIRASLTGHLVFSTLHTNDAPGAITRLIDMGIEPFLVASAIELVIAQRLVRRLCPECSKAQPVNKLKLRDTLAILGLDPAEADQVETLKEACGCDRCRGTGYRGRIGIFEIFKPNDELHELILQRESTRTLATCARKHGMRTLQQSGWEKVRAGHTTLEEVLRVITVTDH
- a CDS encoding secretin N-terminal domain-containing protein, with product MISRAFWLLCAAALTSWLSAQTVVEAPPAMPQQATAHGAAVLGLVTRPDELFAELNLPSTPLNMLVLPIEELTNRTVLRQQGLPNPEITLVFKTPPTRAEAMQALESVLNLNQIALIPLGTKFIKMVPMQNVRVEGPELIETSTLSLPPSGRIASKLYTLDFLRVTEFVPQIAPLLNPSIGNYALFEKTNSVLITDSVANLQRIEALVSRIDKPALSALQTRFYTLQFAKASELVNKLRNILQGPLQNQLSTATTYSADDRTNQIILISDSRQFALFDELVQKLDVRADPNTRNEVVYLKHAASKDVATLLTNIVSGQNKAAAQAEGGASGRPLVANQPPPAPVAVAAPESGGSDEFSQLITIQADERSNALILSGTVDDIRLLRELINKIDVVLPQVLIEVVIAEVTLTDSQSSGLSALGLNIRTVNGATQVAGFNGTVAGWNVQNGIVDPTQFDATLQTLGSRSNVKVLSRPNIMTMHNKEGKVSVGNKLPIITGTTSTPISGGTTGGFATQQQVNYQDIAITLTVTPLIGDDGTIQLKINQKVQDTIRNVTINGNQQPVIGNREAESFLNVKDGEMIVLGGLQRVKNDRSRDKVGILYEIPVISHILGGRNRNDERTELLLFIRPKVVAIENGSANTLQRIDELSGKENIKQFLEDPSKPLKETLGEKVR
- the aroC gene encoding chorismate synthase, with the translated sequence MGNVFGECFKIATWGESHGAGIGVVIDGCPPRLPLTPEEIQVDLDRRRPGQSDIVTPRKEDDRVEILSGMYEGKTTGTPLALWVRNTDQRSSAYNEMKDKFRPSHADFAYHAKFGIRDPNGGGRSSARETTGRVAAGAVAKKLLGLRGITIRAYVTRIHDIEMAPRDGSYFPSLEEVEASAVRCPDPEVAARMIERIKVVRSEGDSVGGLIRCQVRGVPAGLGEPVFDRLEADLGKAMLSLPATKGFEIGSGFSGTRLKGSEHNDLWEIREGRPRTATNRSGGVQGGISNGEEITFNVAFKPTATILQKQTTIDVAGAAVELMGRGRHDACVLPRAVPIVEAMAALVLVDHLMRHHAQIGTFAL